The following DNA comes from Amblyraja radiata isolate CabotCenter1 chromosome 37, sAmbRad1.1.pri, whole genome shotgun sequence.
cctagtatgtgtaggaaagtgttaatgtgcggggatcacggtgtgcccaatggcctgtttccgcactgtatcccaaaactagactaaacaaaaaaaatattgtatctgattccatcaCCACCCTCGGCAGTGCGATCCAGGCCGCACCAAACCTGTGCAAAAAAATCTTACCTCTATAAATGTTGCACctcacttaaagctatgccttctagtcgaCATTTCCACCCGTGGAAAAAAGTTGCGgacgtctaccctatctattctgcTAATAATACTATATACTAAATGGTGTAATAAGCTAGACGTCATTAATAAACTTGCAGAGCAGGtaatggactggagggcggcatcttcggcctggatcgcctcagcgcagagggagaacaaggagggaagagacagagactaagacttttgcctccatcacagtgaggaggtgcttggtgaactcactgtggtggtgttaacttgtgtttattgtatgttttgttatttattattattgtgtatgactgcaggcagggagagggagagggagatggagaggggaaggagaaaggggtggggtacgggaggagagagggatgggggagagaggtgtggggagggggggagggattggggagggaggggaggagggagatggggtaggggagggggaagagtgtggaaggagggggagagaggtggggggagagaggggagagagtggggagggaggggtagggggagaggtggaagagggacagaggggtagggggaagggggcggagggagagagggaaggggtggggtagagagggaaggggggtgggggagagagggatgggggtgggaggagggggcggagagggagaggggtgaggagggagatggagagggggaggagagaggggtgggggagaggaggagagaggggagagggagagggagagaggtgtgggggaggggggagatggggtaccaccatgaggtaccatctccagtttaaattccaattggaatattttggaggaccaagaaaccaagaaccaagaacctcaCAACGGGTAAATGAGTGGAGTTGTAATTTGGTTGCATGAATATACTGTTGAGAAAGGACCAGTCAAAATTTGCTGTTGAGGGATGTAGGGGCAAAATGTACAAATGACTAAACATTAATGAATAAGCTCACAAATAATACCAAACTAAGCATTGGGAAATTTTAAATTTCAATAAATATTGGATTGCATTTAGAACAATGCACAAATATGGTGTCCATATAATTAACAAGAtggagaaacattgagaaatatactaAAACAGAGAGATATTGCCAGAAATAGAAAAAGGTACGGATCAAGATCGATTAAACAGGCTAGATTCTCATTGAAAAATGttggcaggtctgaagaagggccctgacctgaaacatcacctgtccatgttctccaggaatgctgcctggctggctgttactccagcattttgtgtcttattggAATGGATGGGATGAGGCTCCCATTATTGGTGCAGACCATTTAGGACAAAAGGCTGTACACGCGAGGAATACGTGATAATCTATACAGGATACAATTCTGTGCCACAATTTCAAACAAGCTGTCAATCAGTGAAGCAAACACAGGCAAAACATTGGCACACAAGCATGAGGCATCATATATTGCCAACTGCTGAGATAGTCATTATTCTTACAGGCACATTACACTGCAAATGCTGAGTTCTGTCTGTAATCTTGCACTCCATATAATCAGTAAGGAGCTGATTACCAATGTTGCAGAATCCAGCCAGTGCACTGTACATTCCGGGAGGAAATTGTTTCTGTCGTGCCAGCAGGCAACGTGCTCCATCAGATACCAACATGATAACCACAGGAGACATCTGTTGATAATGAATCGGAGGAAGAACTTAGCATTTACATATCGTTACAAATGATTGCAATGAATATTTAGAACAGCAGGTGAGCTCACATGGCTAATCACTTACTAATAAATCAGGCATTGGTTAATCAAAAGCCCACTGAAGGTATATTGTATAAAACAGGGACACTATGATAattaggaacaggccatttggcaccTCATGTCTAGTGCACCATTAAATAGGATCATTTGTAATCTTCTCAGCACTACATTCCGACACTCTCAGTATCCCTTGATATTCTATCTCTTGACTGAGCCTTCTCAGTGCTTTTGgatgagaaatttaaaaaaatcatcatcCACAAAATGTCTTCTCATCTCTGCCATGAATGGTTGCCTCCTTATTTTGAGACAGTAAACCCTGGTCCTACATACTCCAGTCAAGTGAAACATCAGGACGGCATTATTTTATCTGACAAtcttgtatatttcaatgagatcacaaATTCAAGAGGGTATGCGTCAAGTCTGCTCAACCTGTCCTCACGTGACAAACATATTGTAgctggaatcaatctggtgaacctcaaTCAGAAGAATATCTCTCCTTAGGTAGGGGGGCCATTCAAATGCAATAAATAAGCTATGAAATATAAAGTTAGCTGTGAGCTAAGCAGAGAGATTCCACAATGATTACCgtctgtagtaaggaactgcagatgctggtttacactgaagacagacacaaaatgctggagtaagtcagcgggacaggcagcatgtctggagagaaggatggtgatgtttcgggctgagacttgtctgaagaagggtcttgacccgtaaagtcacccattccttctctccagagacgctgcctgtcccgcttagatactcttgcattttgtgtctgtcacaaTGATTACCTGTGGGTAATAGATTATTTCATCATTGCCACAGATTCGTTTGCTGCCGGATGCATTTTTTTGTGTCGGTTTTCCAGTTCTGCTGCAGTAGAGGTGTGTGCTGTGCCAGCGGAGAAGAGCCTGTGCCTAAAATACATCACATTATTGTGCCACGTATTCGCCACGAGTAGTCTGATCCAAAATATAAAGCTCAGAAGACAAAATACAAACTCAAGAATATCGATCTTTAATTTAAATTGTTAAAATCCTTTGTACCTTTACAAACCCTTTTCACCATTCAACTGCAGAGGCCGGCAAAGGAAAAATAATCATCAGGATTtaccagaattttttttttaatgcacttcTCAATTCATAGTCATGTTCAAagtcattagtttagagatagggtgTGGATGCAGCCGTTGgaacacagtacagcacatgaacaggccctcgacccataatgtctgtgccataaATGATACCAAAGCCATCACTTAACTACTTGCACAtaagccatatccctccattccctgcctgatCATACGCCAGCGCATTTCAGGTATTTACCACACTGTTAAAAACCtgccacgcacatctcctttaaactttgcccctctcaccttaaagctacaccctctagtatttgattcgaTTGAACTTGCATTCATTTATATTTTTCCAATTTGGTGCTAAATGCAATCCGCAGCAATACAAAAAAACAAATCCTCAGGCGCAGtcctctttcttacagtttggctttcttcccaaccaattgttcaagtgcttttgattgcaacatgcgccttaatttagttcaacaaagaaactgacaagttactaaagatccTTTCCAATAAGTAAACTGGCTGTTCAGCCATGGTGAGTTATAGAGTGAAGTAAACACTTGGTTCAATAAAAGAAGTCTTGCCTCTGAATCAGCACTTTTCGGATAAGACAGATTCTCACAGCAGAGCCCGACTTCAAATTAAAACTGTAATGATTCTGCCATTTCAGTTTTTAATAAAGTTCTGAAAGCAACCTAGCTCTGAGAAGTATAATAATATTGTAACTAAAAATATACGACACACATAATAGTCCTGCGTTAATACACACTGTGAGGAAGCGCATCCACCTCCTTTCCTCCACCACCCCTTCCTGTTTCAGCTAGACATCAAAACAATCTAAATTTGACATTGGCTTGCAAACAATGAGACATGTTTCTAAATTTTTAATATTTGTTGAAGTTTTGCTCTTACCTGAGATATAAGGGATATATCATTTCTGTCTATGATGGTATAAGCTttctgaaatgcaagaaactttcCCTTCAGAAGCAATTCTGCCCGGGCCTGTTCAGATTTTCCTTGTAGAACAGACAGGTTAGAACGTTGTCAGAGCACAAGAAGCGGGAGCAGGAGAAAATCATTTGGCCCGTCCACCATCCAACGATCACAGCTCGATGTAACTTTCCAGCACTGAGCCCATATCCCTGGTTTCCCCATAACATcccaaaatctgtcaatctctgccttgaatataccAGGTGACTGAGTTCCACTGACCTCGTCAATGGGGAATTACAaatatttacccccccccccccccccccccggtgaggAAATGTCATGCTCTTGCAGTCCTGAGTGACTGCTCTCACCAtgacactgtgacccctgattctagaCACTCCAGACAAGTGAAATAACATCTGTGCATCTATCCTGCGCTACCAATGAGAATTGTGTACTTTTTcaataaaatcacctctcattgttctttGCCGCATCTGCTTCATCCTCATCTGATATGATAAATCAATTAATCTGGGAATGAAGAAACCAGGATGCTGATGCAGGTTTGCAAAATAAGGCAGGATGCTgaaggaacttagtgggtcaggcagcatctcaggagaatgtgAATAGAtagcgttttgagtcaggacccttcttcatactgattatgtgtgtgggggggttgggtgaagggggaggaagttggaagagagaagaggcaggagaaagtctggcaggtaataggtgattcATGTGAGTAGGATcatttgacaggcagatggttggacaaaggctagagaggaaaatagaaggtagacaaaagtgctggagaaactcagcgggtgcagcagcatctatggagcgaaggaaataggcaacgttgcctatttccttcgctccatagatgctgctgcactttggtctaccttcgattttccagcatctgcagttccttcttaaacgctagagaggaaaagatagaaggTGAGAAACaacaggattgaagagttgtgaattgtggaagGGGAGTCCATGTGGGGTGtagggggagttgggggggggggggggtagaaggggagTTGTATGGGGGAAtacaggagagggggagggttatgtagttacctaaaactggagaattcaatgaatTCAAttagttgggttgtaagctaccaaagcGGAATTGGAGTGTTGCTCCTCCaggttgcatgtggcctcactgtggCAATAGAATCAATATGGTGAACTTTttttgcactccctctatggcaagtataCGCTTCTTTGGGTGGGAAAACCAAACCAGTACACAACATTCCAGGTGCAGGCTCTCACTACAGTCCTATATAATTTTCAATTAGCTCTGTATACAAATCACTATAAGTTAACACGCAGGCACAGGTAGCGAGAAGGCTAATGGTAGGCTGCCATTTATTGAatgaggatttgagtacaagggTAGCTTATACTCAATAGAGAGCTAATTGATCTGTCATTGCTCTGTCTCTGCGATCATGAACACCTATCACTTCGTCTTTTTAAAATGCTTTTCTTTTTGTTTAAACCAAAGTAGATGATCACATTTTTCTACCTTACAATCCATCAGCTATGTCCTCACCATTCATTTAGCTCATCCATATACCCAAAGCCCCTTTTTAACAAGCTTAAAATATTTCAGTGGTGCTAAAAAGGTTCTAAGGCTATGCAAGAATGTCAATGAAAAGAACAAGTCTTGCTTAATTTTAAATAAACAAAGTGGTTTATCCTATCTCTGGCAATACACATTGCATGCATTATTACAATATGTACGAGGGAGTTCAGAAAATATGTTTCTCAGTGTAAATCTTTATATGCATTAAActatatacatgtgtgtatgaTAGTCCAGCAAAGACGTACATTATAATGTATTGTAAGATAGTTGCATCAAGTTGTGTGCAGACCTTTGATAATAATCTTACCAATATCAAGTGCAAACTGTGGCACAAGACTCTCTGTGCAGCCAATTAGCACTGATTCCTCCGTCCACTTTTCTGCCAGGTCTAGCTTCTTAAGCTCTGGAACAGAAGATAATCTGCTTTAACACatcagtttgtgtaggaaggaactgcagatagacacaaaaagctggtgtgactcagcatctctggagagaaggaatgggtgacctttcgggtcgagacccttcttcagacacacatcAGTTTGTTTGATACACTGAAGGAGACGAGCTTTCAGGGTGCTCAACTCGGAGTGCAGATAAATCATGGGACAGTCACATTGTCATTGAAACGAGGATCAAGCCTTTTCCTGCTTCATTCCCACATTGTAAAGTGCAAGAATTTGTCAATGAATAATCATTCATTGACAAATTCAGTATTGATCAGTATGGTCGATCCAGCAGAGAAATAAACTTTGTTTATGGTGCATTTGAGAGTTGATGTATTTGTGTATGGCCTCTGGACTCCTCTTATCATAATCAATATTACTAAATAAACAGCAGAACTGTTTGGAAGTATATTTTTCAAGTAATTATAATCAATATGCAAATTGGTATCCAAAAATACATTATGGTTGGAGGGGAATAACCtatatggagaacatggagaaatTAGGAGGAATGCTCTCTTCTTCAGAACAAGATAAATAACAACTTGTTGAAAAGTTTCAGCCTAAGTAGATGTAGCTCGTGCTTAAGTTGAGATATTCAATCTGTTAGTGACCCTAGGACATCGATTTTCAGCTTCTGCAGCTCCTAGGTGACtgcttttctccagcatttataccTGCTGCTGTCACGAATGGTGTCATGTACTTGTTCTCAATCTTCTGCACAAGTGGCAAGAGATCATGAAAGAGCAGGAAGGTTCCGGAGCTGAGAGCCTTGCGGCAGGCTTCATCATCCTCTTTCAGCTCAGAGAGGTGGCTGCAATACAGTGAAAAATTACAGATATTTCATGTAAACATGATCTACATCATCTCTTCCATCTTTACTGATATGAAGTAGTAAACATGCAGCCTATCAGATGCTAACATTTCCCGTTGCTCTCTGATATACTGCACAATGAACCATTATTTGAAGGTTTGCAAGCTTAAAAAGCAACAATCTGCAggaagaactcagtgagtcaaacaGTATCTGTGAGTGGAAAGAAATGCTTGGCGTTTCAGGATAAAACCCTGCATCAAGACTCAAATCGTGATGCAGAATTTTGACCCAAAATGATAACCATTTTCTCCCACCCACAGATGCTactcaacctgctgagttccgtCAGCAGATTgagtgttgctccagattccagtgtctgcagtcaCTAGTCTCTCCGTTGTCAAGTCAAGGGATGACTTGATAGAATTTTTCAAGATATTGAGGAGAACTAGAGTGTTTCTTCAATGTAACCAAGTCGCAGCGGAGCAACAAATTAGCCCAATGATGCTTCACATAGCAACAAGCGTCAACATTTCAGGAGGTcacaagtaataggagtagaattaggccattcggcacatcaagtctactccaccattcaatcatggctgatctagctttcccgcctaaccccattctcctgccttctccccataacccccgacacccgtactaatcaagaatctatctatctctgctttaaaaatatccattgacttctgtggcaaggaattccacagattcaccacactggcTAAATAAATCTcacctctttcctaaaggaacgtcctttaattctgaggctatgacctctagtcctaaattcgcacacaagtggaaacatcctctccacatccactctatccaaccaagcctttcagtattcaggacgtttcaatgaggttcctccctcattcttctaaactccagtgagtacaggccaagCGCCGTCAATAATAAGttatcatcataagttaacccactctttcctgggatcattcttgtaaacctcctttggaccctctccagggccagcacattcttcctcagatatggtacaCAAAAGGGTCATGATTAAATTTGTTTCCTTCTCAGGGTTTTAGGTGTCCTGTGTGAAATTGTATGGCAATGAACAATTATTTAATAGTAAGAGGAGATTCTTACTCATTCTGAGAAAGCCAATTGGACCATTGGATCCACGTTGACTCATGGAACTATACACGTATTCTCTCACACGTGTCCAACTTTGATTCTTTTGACACCTCACCTACACAAGAGTTAATCTACAGTAGCCAATTTGACCTTCtggatgtctttgaaatgtgggaggaaaccagagcagctagGGGAAACCCACAATGTCACAGAGAgagtatgcaaactccacacattcatTGCACAAATGGAAGTTTGGCCTGAGTGGCAAATGGAAATCTCTTGAAATTGGCAATGACAGTTTTGATACCTTAGTGTTATCAATTTTAATTTGCATCTGCCATGTACTTTGCTTGATATGCAGAACTATGCAAAATATGGAACATTACCTTTAGTCAAAGAATGATGTTCCATATTTTGTATGGCTCAAACTTGAAGGGGCCAGTCGTTAGTACACAATGTGACTGAATAGATGCATAAAACTTACCGCATCCGATTGACATAATTTGAAACCATTCTGCAGGATAACTGGAGTGCCGGTGTGTTGACATTCCTCAAAAAGAAATGCATCACTTCTGATTTTCAAATTCAGCTTATAGAATTTGACTAAACCTAGTCAATCTATTCTGGGCGCTCAAAGAGGAACATAAGCTGCCGGAGAGAGAATCGAGTTATACCCCAAGTACATCCAACCCTGTAGACATTAAACAAGAGAAAGTAGACAGCCAGGGGCAGTGGTACAATCGGGTAATATCTCACCTGCCTTTGGTGGCTTGGCTCAGAAGAACTCAGAAATGAAATTAATCACTAAGCTTCTCCACCCCCGAAGTCTCTTTGTGAAAATATGTTGGTGCAAATTAAAAACAATTCTCCTTACAGCTCTGAGTTATAAATTCTGCAATACCCTAACCAAAACAATAGGAGTATCTTCAGTCAGGGACAAATTGTTCAATAACTGACTCATCACCTCCTActtaaattaaattgaattgaatttaataaattattcaagtatgtatacatacaaggaatttgccttggtgctttgctcgcaagtaataaCAAGTAATAATACATAAGTAATGACCCAAGATGTCCAGCTGACCTAGTCCCATTGCCACCTTGCTTAAACACCCACAtcacttaaaaacaaaacactctgGTTTTCTTGGATACTTGCTCCAAATATTTCAGGCATTTTAAAAACACCAGCATTTAGCTTCTTTTTGTTGAGTTTTGCTGAATTATGTCATTCCAGTGGTAAATTATTCCTACCGGTACCTAAGGAAAGCTGTGCAAGCATACCTTTCTAGTTATAGCATCATTTAACGTTGTGAATTTCAAGGAGACTTCTGACATTAATGGAAATGGAGCATGTTGCAAGTTTCAGATCTGTAGTCAGTGTGCACAGTTGGAGGATGTTGTCTTTATCATTCTGTCAGTTTCGTGCCAGGACCGTAAATGCAGCAGTTCTACAAAAATAAGTGAAAAAAACAAACAGCTCAAAAACAGATATTTTACAATTATTTCTCTCAATCCATAAAAATaagaatcgatcgcgttccataaaaacccactcgcaagatgatttaaatgcccattaatttacgggaattaaacattaaattccttccatttggcctataaattcatgacaatgagataaaaatcatgttatattgtgaattattgtgtgaatgttatttggacacttaggctatttaaaaatgttaaccttttcttaagaaatggatagatgtttagatctagtaattgaattttgtaattagctacaattaggtaactaactgattatatgctttaatatcaggtcatccaagtaagattgtttcatatttgtttcaatgcttcaatctataataactgaacatttcattcagttctcttaatttttaagatagttatgggcttttgactgtcctcgatcacagcttttgagttaagtcaatggaaaagcaatagggaacaagacgctaatttcagagtatgaaaatagaaacgtagaaaataggtgcaggaataggccattctgcccttcaagccagcaccgccattcaatatgatcatggctgatcatccaaatcaatatcccatacctgccttctctccataccccctgatccctttagccacaagggccacatctaaggtacacaaaattgctggggaaactcagcgggtgcagcagcatctatggagcgaaggaaataggcgacgtttcgggccgaaacccttcttcagactgatggggggtgggggaaagaaagaaggaaaaggggaggaggaggaggaggaggagcccgagggcgggcggatgggagggtgggaggagacaggtagagggttaaggaaggggaggagacagcaagggctagccaaattgggagaattctatgttaatgccataaggacgcaaggtccccagacggaatatgaggtgctgttcctccaatttccgctgttgctcactctggcaatggaggagacccaggacagagaggtcggattgggaatgggagggggagttgaagtgctgagccaccgggaggtcaggtaggttattgcggactgagcggaggtgttcggcgaaacgatcgcccaacctacgcttggtctcaccgatgtaaatcagctgacaaatctaactccctcttaaatctagctaatgaactggcctcatctaccttctgtggcagagaattccacagattcaccactctctgtgtaaaaaatgattttctcatctcggtcctaaaagacttcccccttatccttaaactgtgaccccttgttctggacttccccaacatcgggaataatcttcctgcatctagcctgtccaaccccttaaaaatgttgtaagtttctataagatcccccctcaatctgctaaattctagcgtgtaatggccataacttttttaatactgaagatatgaaagtgaattaggtgtcaaattaaacttctttttatgctttatctggtgggataaattgcagactttgattttttaaatctcaaaatgttgtaacattgctactatcttaaggccagtgtgggaatgggagggaggagggggggtgaagtgttgagcaaccgggagatcaggagggtttagtcaagtcaagtcaagtcacatttatttatatagcacatttaaaaaacaactctcgttggccaaagtgctttacacttGTTATAGGAAtacacaacaaaaacagactacatacatatatacatgtagccctcactcagaggacgtcaggaaaggcttgggagtttaGGCCGGCTGAGCGGAGGAGTTTAGTGAAaccatcgccgagcctgcgcttggtctcgccgatatctgTCGTATTTCGTACCTTTACacttagtttgaagaaggatctcctcctCAAACCTCAACCATAGAGGGTGGGCCGGACTGCGGCTGCGCTGTGAGGCGGTCAGCCAGTTGCTGCGCCACCCACCGGCCGGAGGATCAACAGCGCAGCCGGGTCGGTCAGCCAGATGCAGCGCCACCCACCGGCCGGAGCACCAACAGCGCAGCCGGGGCGGTCAGCCAGATGCAGCGCCACCCACCGGCCGGAGGACCAACAGCGCAGCCGGGGCGGTCAGCCAGATGCAGCGCCACCCACCGGCCGGAGGACCAACAGCGCAGCCGGCGCGGTCAGCCAAATGCAGCGCCCCCACACCGGTGGGAGGACCGGAGGACCTCGCAGCGCTGGCGGCGATCGGCGGTGTGTGAGGAACTGCACGTCTCTCACCGAGAGGGAAGATGAAGCAAAGCGAGTCTAGACGGCGAGCCTGAGGGGGCGGTGAAGGAGGGCGGTGAAGGCCCGCCTCTGGGTAGTGGAATGACAGCCAAGAAGTCTCACTTTTCCCTCAGCGAGCGTAGTTGTTTGTGTGAAAACTAGAAGAAGTCCTAGTTAGGGAGAAGGATTGAGCCGCGCTGTCCGCACAGGCAAGGCCTAGGTACGATTTACTGGAACTTTCTAACCGGCATATTACACATAATTATCCAAGTATTTCACTCAGTGCAAATGTTTAAACAGTCGTGTCAATATTTATACAACTTTTAAATTCCGCTTCATTTCTTTTGCAAGTCCATACTAATTGGAAGTTTTCGTTCCTGCTATATATAataagtgtgtgtgtaggaaataACCCAGTGGAGTTGCCAGATTACACACAGCAAGATCATATAATCAGACAACCGGCGAATCTATTCTTGATGgctgattgagggaaagatgttgATCGGGGTATTCTCTTCATCGTATCCTGGGGTGTTTTAAAGCACGCGTTAAATGCAAATTTGAACTTCTGAAAAGTTAAAAGTTGTTTGACTT
Coding sequences within:
- the nudt13 gene encoding NAD(P)H pyrophosphatase NUDT13, mitochondrial isoform X2, whose amino-acid sequence is MSTHRHSSYPAEWFQIMSIGCELKKLDLAEKWTEESVLIGCTESLVPQFALDIGKSEQARAELLLKGKFLAFQKAYTIIDRNDISLISQAQALLRWHSTHLYCSRTGKPTQKNASGSKRICGNDEIIYYPQMSPVVIMLVSDGARCLLARQKQFPPGMYSALAGFCNIGESVEDSVRREVAEEVGLQVTSLVYSASQHWPFPSSSLMIGYHAMVQPKQNKIQFDHSELQDARWFDATEVAEALKRKMPRKEEMISFWIPPPWALAHHLIKEWTQKQ
- the nudt13 gene encoding NAD(P)H pyrophosphatase NUDT13, mitochondrial isoform X1; amino-acid sequence: MHFFLRNVNTPALQLSCRMVSNYVNRMRHLSELKEDDEACRKALSSGTFLLFHDLLPLVQKIENKYMTPFVTAAELKKLDLAEKWTEESVLIGCTESLVPQFALDIGKSEQARAELLLKGKFLAFQKAYTIIDRNDISLISQAQALLRWHSTHLYCSRTGKPTQKNASGSKRICGNDEIIYYPQMSPVVIMLVSDGARCLLARQKQFPPGMYSALAGFCNIGESVEDSVRREVAEEVGLQVTSLVYSASQHWPFPSSSLMIGYHAMVQPKQNKIQFDHSELQDARWFDATEVAEALKRKMPRKEEMISFWIPPPWALAHHLIKEWTQKQ